In the Ficedula albicollis isolate OC2 chromosome 22, FicAlb1.5, whole genome shotgun sequence genome, one interval contains:
- the LOC101815880 gene encoding proline-rich protein 2-like, with product MCAPPWALSPRYPRGFPNVCPTLGTLTPVPPRVPQCVPHPGHSHPGTPEGSPMCAPPWALSPRYPRGFPNVCPTLGTLTPVPPRVPQCVPHPGHSHPGTPEGSPMCAPPWALSPRYPRGFPNVCPTLGTLTPVPPRVPQCVPHPGHSHPGTPEGSPMCAPPWALSPRYPRGFPNVCPTLGTLTPVPPRVPQCVPHPGHSHPGTPEGSPMCAPPWALSPRYPRGFPNVCPTLGTLTPVPPRVPQCVPHPSTLTPGTPEGSPMCAPPWALSPRYPRGFPNVCPTLGTLTPVPPRVPQCVPHPGHSHPGTPEGSPMCAPPWALSPRYPRGFPNVCPTLGTLTPVPPRVPQCVPHPGHSHPGTPEGSPMCAPPWALSPRYPRGFPNVCPTLGTVTPVSPRVFRVSAPPWALSPRVPPTPSGHPRALPRCVPHAERSHRGHPRALPAAVPCPAALTSAPRRSRLTLSNLAPPSRIPPRSFPFSQPQRPPQPPAARAAAQGGRVMGVSPQRCSAPGVRGARRGLRGLFELAE from the coding sequence ATGTGTGCCCCACCCTGGGCACTCTCACCCCGGTACCCCCGAGGGTTCCCCAATGTGTGCCCCACCCTGGGCACTCTCACCCCGGTACCCCCGAGGGTTCCCCAATGTGTGCCCCACCCTGGGCACTCTCACCCCGGTACCCCCGAGGGTTCCCCAATGTGTGCCCCACCCTGGGCACTCTCACCCCGGTACCCCCGAGGGTTCCCCAATGTGTGCCCCACCCTGGGCACTCTCACCCCGGTACCCCCGAGGGTTCCCCAATGTGTGCCCCACCCTGGGCACTCTCACCCCGGTACCCCCGAGGGTTCCCCAATGTGTGCCCCACCCTGGGCACTCTCACCCCGGTACCCCCGAGGGTTCCCCAATGTGTGCCCCACCCTGGGCACTCTCACCCCGGTACCCCCGAGGGTTCCCCAATGTGTGCCCCACCCTGGGCACTCTCACCCCGGTACCCCCGAGGGTTCCCCAATGTGTGCCCCACCCTGGGCACTCTCACCCCGGTACCCCCGAGGGTTCCCCAATGTGTGCCCCACCCTGGGCACTCTCACCCCGGTACCCCCGAGGGTTCCCCAATGTGTGCCCCACCCTGGGCACTCTCACCCCGGTACCCCCGAGGGTTCCCCAATGTGTGCCCCACCCTGGGCACTCTCACCCCGGTACCCCCGAGGGTTCCCCAATGTGTGCCCCACCCTGGGCACTCTCACCCCGGTACCCCCGAGGGTTCCCCAATGTGTGCCCCACCCTAGCACTCTCACCCCGGGTACCCCCGAGGGTTCCCCAATGTGTGCCCCACCCTGGGCACTCTCACCCCGGTACCCCCGAGGGTTCCCCAATGTGTGCCCCACCCTGGGCACTCTCACCCCGGTACCCCCGAGGGTTCCCCAATGTGTGCCCCACCCTGGGCACTCTCACCCCGGTACCCCCGAGGGTTCCCCAATGTGTGCCCCACCCTGGGCACTCTCACCCCGGTACCCCCGAGGGTTCCCCAATGTGTGCCCCACCCTGGGCACTCTCACCCCGGTACCCCCGAGGGTTCCCCAATGTGTGCCCCACCCTGGGCACTCTCACCCCGGTACCCCCGAGGGTTCCCCAATGTGTGCCCCACCCTGGGCACTCTCACCCCGGTACCCCCGAGGGTTCCCCAATGTGTGCCCCACTCTGGGCACTGTCACCCCGGTGTCCCCGAGGGTTTTCAGGGTGAGTGCCCCACCCTGGGCACTCTCACCCCGGGTACCCCCCACACCCTCCGGCCACCCCCGAGCTCTCCCCCGGTGTGTGCCCCACGCTGAACGCTCTCACCGCGGCCACCCCCGTGCCCTCCCCGCTGCCGTACCCTGCCCAGCCGCCCTCACCTCAGCCCCGCGCCGGTCCCGCCTCACACTTTCAAACCTCGCCCCGCCCTCGCGGATCCCTCCGcgctccttccccttctcccagccccagcgCCCCCCGCAGCCACCCGCAGCCCGGGCAGCAGCGCAGGGAGGGCGGGTGATGGGGGTGAGCCCTCAGCGCTGCTCTGCCCCGGGGGTGCGCGGGGCTCGGCGGGGACTGCGGGGACTCTTTGAGCTGGCGGAGTGA